The following coding sequences lie in one Nitratireductor mangrovi genomic window:
- a CDS encoding ABC transporter substrate-binding protein has protein sequence MKRAHLASVAAISLTAAFASSAAQAEDLTLCWAAWDPANALVALSKDFEAQSGHKMSFEFVPWPNFADRMLNELNSGGQLCDLMIGDSQWIGGSAENGHYIKLNDFFDANGIKMDDFIDATVVGYSQWPKNTPNYWALPAFGDVVGWTYRKDWFERPELQAEYKEKYGRDLAAPKTFAELKDIAEFFQNREIDGKTVYGASIYTERGSEGITMGAMDVLYSFGFKYENPDKPYEMEGFVNSPGAVAGLEYYKALYDCCTPPGSSNGYMSEGIDAFKSGQVAMQMNFAFTWPGFETDANVGGGKTGYFANPAGPDGDQFAQLGGQGISVVAYSQKKDAALEYIKWFAQPEVQAKWWSMGGFSCLKAVTLAPEFPQSQPYAQTFLDSMAIVKDFWAEPSYATLLQDTQKRFHDYVVAGQGTAQEALDGLVRDWTENFEDDGRI, from the coding sequence ATGAAACGTGCCCATCTGGCATCCGTTGCCGCTATTTCGCTTACTGCAGCGTTCGCCTCGAGTGCCGCGCAGGCCGAGGACCTTACGCTTTGCTGGGCCGCCTGGGACCCGGCCAACGCTCTGGTCGCGCTGTCGAAGGACTTCGAGGCCCAGTCCGGCCACAAGATGAGCTTCGAATTCGTGCCGTGGCCGAACTTCGCCGACCGAATGCTCAATGAGCTGAATTCCGGCGGCCAGCTTTGCGATCTGATGATCGGGGACAGCCAGTGGATCGGCGGTTCCGCCGAGAACGGCCACTATATCAAGCTCAACGACTTCTTCGACGCCAACGGCATCAAGATGGACGACTTTATCGACGCGACGGTGGTCGGCTATTCGCAGTGGCCGAAGAACACGCCCAACTACTGGGCGCTGCCGGCATTCGGCGACGTCGTCGGCTGGACCTACCGTAAGGACTGGTTCGAGCGGCCGGAGTTGCAGGCCGAATACAAGGAGAAGTACGGGCGCGATCTCGCTGCGCCCAAGACCTTCGCCGAGCTCAAGGATATCGCCGAGTTCTTTCAGAATCGCGAGATTGACGGCAAGACCGTCTATGGCGCGTCGATCTACACAGAGCGCGGTTCCGAAGGCATCACCATGGGTGCGATGGACGTGCTCTACAGCTTCGGCTTCAAGTACGAGAACCCGGACAAGCCGTACGAGATGGAAGGCTTCGTCAACTCGCCAGGCGCCGTGGCGGGACTCGAATACTACAAGGCGCTGTATGATTGCTGCACGCCGCCGGGGTCTTCGAACGGCTACATGTCGGAAGGCATCGATGCCTTCAAGTCGGGCCAGGTCGCGATGCAGATGAACTTCGCCTTTACCTGGCCGGGCTTCGAGACCGACGCCAATGTCGGTGGAGGCAAGACGGGCTATTTCGCCAACCCCGCCGGCCCCGATGGCGACCAGTTCGCCCAGCTGGGCGGCCAGGGAATCTCGGTGGTGGCCTATTCGCAGAAGAAGGACGCCGCGCTTGAGTATATCAAGTGGTTTGCGCAGCCCGAGGTGCAGGCCAAGTGGTGGTCGATGGGCGGCTTCTCCTGCCTTAAGGCTGTTACTCTGGCGCCCGAGTTTCCGCAAAGCCAGCCTTACGCCCAGACCTTCCTCGACTCGATGGCGATCGTGAAAGACTTCTGGGCAGAGCCCAGCTACGCAACTCTGCTGCAGGACACCCAGAAGCGCTTCCACGACTATGTCGTGGCAGGGCAGGGCACGGCTCAGGAAGCCCTGGACGGCCTGGTCAGGGACTGGACGGAAAATTTCGAAGACGACGGCAGGATTTAA